The genomic interval CTTATCCATATTTTTTATAGCTAGCTCATTTTTCATTAAAAGCCTTATAAGCCCGGCACTATCAAGCATAGCAAGATACTCTTTTAGGGTTCTATCGTCTCTTATATCAACAAGCGATTTTAGGCTCGAGTAGTTTGGCTGATATGGGACGTTCGTGCTTATAGCATGAGTTAATATCTTTAGCTTTCTTGCCGTATTGCCGTTTAAATTTGGATATATACTTAAAAGATCGCTATCTATCGTAGCTTCTATACTTTGTTTAAGGGTCTGATAAAAGGCGGTATCATTTGGCATATCATTATAGTACGGATAGTAACCCACCTTTAGATACTCTCTAAAAAGCTTAATAACTGCTAGATCTTTTTGTTTTAAAGTATTAATGATATCAACAGCCATCTCCTGATGGCTTGCGAGCAAATCTTTAAGCTCAACCGCTTCTAAATTTATACCATACCTTAGCCCTAGATACTCCCTAAAACTCATGCCGTTCATCTTATATACGATCGCTCTTCTGCTTAGATCATGAGAGCTTTTTAGTACTTCAAGAGCAGATGAACCAGTAGCTACTATATTTAACTCTTTAAAATTATCATAGGCAAATTTTAATACAGCAGATATATCTTTACTCTTATGAATTTCATCCAGATATAGATGTTTTCCGCCATTTAATACAAATTCTCTTATGATTGAGGTTATATCATTTGATATCTCTATGTCATCTAGGCTTAGGTAAAGACTATCTTTGTTTTTACTGGCAAGTTGAGCTAACGTAGTTGTTTTACCTATCCCTCTTTGTCCCAGGATAACGATAAGCCTATGAGATAAGTCTTTGGAGTCTATAAAATATCTTTTAAATTTATGGTTATTTAACCTTATAAGGTCATTGCTCTTTAAAAAAAGTTGATCTAGCATAGCATATCCCTTTATTATGTAATGCAATACAATTATATCATAAAAATATATGTAATAAAATACAGATAAGATTATTTTTTTAAGTAAAAGCACATTTTATTACAAATGACTATATACATTTTTTATGGAAGAAAGCAACCTTACTAATAGTGCTATTGGGTTCTTTTTAAAATTTAAGTTCCCTAATATTAAAGTATTACTTTTAATACCCACCTTTTTCTCATTGATAAAAAATTTATCTCTTTAACTAGATCCTTTAGAATTTAGTGAGTTGCCAGTTTTTGTAGGTTTTTGAAAACTTCAAGAGCCTATTCGTGAAAGCATATATGTGAAAAAAGATTGTCTCCTAGTTCATATACTCGCCCAAATATCTCAGCATTTTTGTTTTTTGCATGAGCTTAATATGGTAGCCACACCAGCTATACCGTTTTTAGACCCAATGCGCATATAATGGAATACGATTCGTTAAACGACAAATTAGCCAAGTTGCAAACGCAATTAACAAACAACACAAACTCTTTATCTCAAGAATTAGAGAATGTACAAATACAGTTAACAAACTTGCAGAAAGAATCCAAGAATCAGACATTTATTCAAGAGAAATTGTGACACAACTAGAGAATTTGAAGAAGTCGCTAGAAAGCATGTATTAAGTCGTATTCCCGAAGATATAAAAATAGACTCAAGTAAGATAAAAAGGAAGGATATCAAAGATATCTGGGCTGGTGGTGATATGGGAATGAGTTAATTGCCCAGATACTACCTGTGTGACATAACCTGTCGCTACCATATGCTAAATTTCCGTCGTATTTAAATCAAAGGAACAAAAATGCTAAGATATATTATAGGTGGAGTAGCGTTGGCAGCTACCGGATACGGACTTAAAAAATACATTGATAAATTTGATACGCACTTATCTCTAGGTGATCAAATTCAAAGTGACGCCAAAGATCCAGATATAAAAGACAAGCACGAAATGAATTTTAAAAGCTTTACCGACGATAATTCTTTAGTTGGCAAAGCTATGGACAAAGGTTATAAATTTAATGAAACCATTAATCGTCTTTTCATATCTTTAAAAATCTTGCAAGAAAAACTATCTGGTATAGAAAATTTGCCAGAGCTAAAATCTGCTTACGCGTCTATCAGTGGCGAGAAGATTTTAAAATTTAATGAGATAGACGGTAAAAATTTTAATGAATTTTTATATCTATTTATAGATACTAAAGAGGACTTGCAAATTTTGTACGACCTAAATTTGATGATTAATTACGCACTGGAATACATGATAGAAAGCAATATATCTAAACTAGACGCATCTCATAACAAGAAAGTGAGCGACTATGATAAATTTAGTGAAGAACAGCAAGAAATAGTCATCGAGTTGATTGAACTAAACAATCGCCTAGTAAAAGCGCTACGAGAGTTAAGAATGGCTACGCACATGAAGGAGATCGCAACTATTTTTAAAGATACGGCAACCGCATATAAAAGATATTATGATAAGAAATTTTTTAAGGAGGAAATTTATGAATAAGTTAGCACTAGCAGCCGTTATCGGCGCAGGAGTTTACGGAGCTAAAAAGTATTTACAAAACCACGAAAATAGACAAAGATTTTTCTATATGCTAGACGATTCTGTAAGATTTATAAAAAAGCTCGTAAAAAAAGGCTTTGAAAAAGACGACGCGGGTAATTTTTCGGTAGAGAGCAGAGAAGTATTTTACGCTTTTGAAGCGGAAAAAAGTAAAAGCTTTGAAATATTTTTCGAATTTCAAAAAGCATTATCCGAGATAAAAGACGTAAAAGCAAACGTATCGCCGCTTAGAGCGGCACCTTTTAAAGAGGATTATTTATATTTTAATGCAAGCGAGGCGAATTTAGAGCTTTTAAAGGATTTTACGCACACTTTATCGCAGGCGAATGAGCTTGTAAATTTTACCGTTATTAACGAAATAGCGACGTTAAACGACGATTTTAACTCGTTAAACGATACCCAAATGCAGTTTTTGTCGGAGCTTATAAATTTAAATAATCTAGTAGTAAACGCTATTTCTTGCGCAACTTTAACAAGTAACGGCGAAGAGATAAACGAACAAGCCAAAAGAGCCTTTCAAAGGCTAAAAATTAAACTAGGATAAGGAGCTAAAATGTGGAGAACGGTTTTAGATTTATCGTTTGGCTACGCTATGTATAAAATCATTAAATTTTTAGCATTAAATCTTTATTTGCCAGCGGTGAAAGAGGGCGTAAAAAGGGCTTATAAAAAGGCAAATTCGGACGACTAATTTTTAAGTTAGCCTTTGTTTAAAATGTATTAAAATAATAAAAATTTTAGGAAAAATGGAGATGAAAGATCAAGAGATTAGAACACAGGTTCTAGATACAAATGTCGTTAATGACGACAAAAACTCCCAAAAATCTACAAATAATGAAACCACATCAACCCCTACAAACGCAGGTATAGCCACCGGACTCACCGAAATAAGCGGTCGTTACGGAGAGGCTGCTAAAGAATTTCTAGTCGCCTTTGATGGCGTAGATAATGCTACGGGCAAGACTCTGCATAGAAGCCTTAAGGATATAGCAAACTACAAAATAAATCCTGAATTTGAGGAGCAAAATTTAAAGCAGCAAGCTGGATATTCGGCTGAAATTTCAAGCGTCGCAAAAAAAATGCGGAAAATATAATTAACAATAAACAAACAAGATATACTAGAACAGACGACATCGGTAGAGTAAATGACCAATTTGTAGACATTGTTGCTTTAGACGGTAGTGAGGCGATACAGATGAAAATGGTGGGAAATAATCCGCAAGGATGTCTAGATACGCTATCCAAGGCTGACTATGAAAAATATTTATATAGCAATAAGGTTTCTAGTATAGAAATTCCAAAAGAGTATTTTGCTGATGTGAAGATCTTGTGTGATAGTAAAATACAGAACCTAACCGAGCAAATCCAAATCATGCAAGAAAAGGGCGTAAGCCCTGAAGCTATAGAAAAAGCCAAAAAACAGCTAGAAAAATATAAGCTCATAAAAGAAAAAATTTCAGAATCAGAGCTAACCATCGGTGAGGTTCTTGAGGCTAGACAAAGTCCTGAAAAATACACCAGGGAACAAATGATAGGAATTTCTCATAGAGCTGGCCTACAAGGAGCTGCTTTTGGTGCAGGTATAGGTGGTGCAGTCTCATTAGTAAAAAATCTATTTGCCGTATATAAAGACGAAAAAGAATTAAAAGAGGCTTTAAAAGATACTAGCTTCGATACTCTAAAAGGAGGAATGATTGGATATGCAACCGCATTTAGCGGCTCGTTTATAAGCGCATTTATGCAAAATCACGAAAAAGTGCTCGTAAGGACGCTTGGCAAAAGCTCGCTGCCTTCTATGATAGTTACGGTAAGCGTCGAAACTACAAAGAGTTTTTATAGCTATTTTAAAGGCGATATAGATGCGGTACAGCTAGCTCAAAATTTAGGCGAAAAAGGCACTGGACTTGCAAATTCCGCGCTCTTTGCGGCTGCAACTCAGGCAATTATCCCTATTCCGGTAGTCGGAGCGTTGATCGGCGGTATGCTAGGCTATACGCTCAACTCCATATTTTATCAGGGCGTTATGGATTCGCTTAAAGAAGCAAAAAATCAAAGAATAGAGCGCATGAGGATAGAGGCTGAGTGTGAGTTTCTGCTTAGCGAAATTTTAAATTACAGAAAGGAAATGGAGGAAATCATAGAAAGATATTTTAGCGAACACCTTGGCTTTTTTAACGAGAGCTTTAATGGGCTCGATAGGGCTCTTGGACTAAATGATGCAAACGGAGTTATACTTGCGGCAAACGAGATTACTAGAAAACTCGGAAGTAAGACGCAGTTTGAAACGTTTGCCGAGTTTAAAACTTTTATGAATAGCGAAGAAAAATTTAATCTTTAAAAGGAGAAAATATGTTTGGTATGTTCAATCAAGAACTTTACAAATTTTATCAGTTGGCAATAGCCTTGCAGTTTTTAAAAATGGGCGATAAAGGGCTCGTTCAAGGCGAAAAAGATAGGTTTGTCGAATTTGCGAATAAACTTGAATTGGGTATTAAATTCGATAGCTTTGATGATCTTGCGGTAATTGTTAAATTTAAGATAAATGAAATTAGGGCAAATGAAGATATTTTTATCGGTACGCCTTTGCAATCCATTCATAAACTTTTTGAGGCTGGAAATTTTAGTAAGCTAGAAATAGCTAACATTATCTGGACGCTCATAAATTTAGCGTATGCGGATAGAAATTTCAGCGATGACGAAAACGTAGTTATTGACGATATTGCAAAACAATACGGCATTAAAGAGGATATAGTTGAAGAGTTAAAAGACTGCGCTAAAACGCTTATTTGCCTTGAGAGTAAAAGCAAATGGATAGAAACTACAAATAAGCCATACAAAGAGGTAAAAGCAGTAAAAGACGAAATAGAAAAAGATGAAGCCTTGGTCGCTACTATGGTAGCTAATATTATAAACGATAGCAAAATAGCTTAATAAAGGAGATAAAATGCCATTACCATTGATAGTGCCGATAGCAGTAGGTGTAGCTGGGCTTTTTGGAGCCGGAAAAACTGTTAAAGCAGTGATAAATAGCAAAGAAGCAGACAAACTAAATGATGCTGCAAGCTACATAATAAATAACTCAAAAGATAGTTTGGAGCTAGCCAAAGGCGTGTGCTCAAATAATCTTGAAAAACTAGGTTTTAAAAAAGCTTATGTGTTAAATGATACGGTTATTAAATTTATAGCATCTTTTGAAAAGCTAAAAAATGTAAATTTTCAAAGTTCGGTTGGTATGGATGAGCTAAATAAATTTATAACTGATGAAGCCAAATTTAAAGAGATAAAAGAAGTGTCTATTTTAGCTAGCTCTATTATACAAGGCGTTGGAGGCGGTGCAACGACTGGTGCAGCTATAGCTTTCGGGGCGTATAGTGCAGTAGCCGCATTTGGAACCGCATCTACAGGTACTCCAATTGCTATGTTAAGCGGTGCGGCAGCCTTAAAAGCAACTTTGGCATTTTTGGGCGGTGGAGCGTTATCGGTCGGCGGATTGGGCGCAACTGCAGGTATTATGGTGCTTGGAACACTGGCGACCGCACCTTTGCTTTTTGTGACGGGATTGGTTTCGGACTCAAAGGCTAGTGCAAAACTCGATGAAGCTAAGGCAAATTTGGCTGAAGCTAAAACAATAGCCGAAGGCTTAAAAAATATGGAAATAATGACATACGCCATATCAAGAAGAGCTCAGATGTTTAATAGGCTTTTGATGAAGCTTGATAGCTACTTGGCCCCGCTTATTTATGAGATGGAAAATATTATAGCAAGCAAAGGCGAGGATTTTTCAAAATTTGATAAAAACGAGCAAAAAACGATAGCAAAAGCTGTAAGCATGGTAAAGAGCGTTAAAACCGTCCTTGATACTCCTATTATAGATGACAATGGCGGGGTTACTGAGCAATCCTTAGAAGTTATTAAGAGTTTAAATTCTCAACTTTAAATATTTGATACCGCCTAATTGGGCGGTATTTTCTTCTATTTGACACAACCTGTCAAACCGAAATTCTATAATCTTCTAAATTTTTAAAGGAGACGAGATGACTACGCAAGGTATTGCCCTAATAAGGGAAGCATTATATAGAGCCAAAGATTTGGATCTAATAAAGGATATTTTAGAATTTGTTAATGAAATACATAATTTAAAATTAGAAAAAATTAGAAAAAATAGCAAAAAATTTAAAAAAATAGATGAGTCCATAATTTCTAAGTGTTGGCCTTTACAGCATCAGTTTAGTTCAGTTTATTTGCCAAAATTATTAAACGATTTGCCGGATGAACTAAGTGAAAGCCAAGAGGTAGATGTTTTACAAAGTATCTTTGATGATTTTAATTTAGAAGAGGCATTGAAAAAAGTCTGTTCTAAGTTGTATGAATTATCTCAAACGATAGATAGCCAATTATTTAGTTTTTGCTACGGTTGCTTAGATGAGCTAAAGATTGCTGCACAAGATTTAGATTATTTTACTGAAAGTTACGAAAGAAAGATTCAAGATATAGAAAAAAAACTAGAAAAAGATGAAAAAATAGATATGGTTTGTTCTAATGATTTAGAAAAATATGGACTAAAATTTGAGGATGGATGGGCCGTAGACAAAAATGGAAAAAAGGTTGCACAAGCGCAAAATTTCATACTAGATCTAGATACAGAATATTTCGAAAATTCTTATTTAAAACTTTTGTATGGGTATGAAACATTGCTTATGGATAAAGAGGGAAATGTTTTTAAATATCGACCTCATACCATAAATATGATAGAAGCTCTAGATGATTTCTTAAATTGTAGTAAAAAATTAAAAGTTTTTTATAAAGAAAATACAATAAAGAGAAAAATGTTTCCAAATTGTGATGATATTAGAGTTTATGACAATATTATAGTGGTACATAAGTACGACAAATATGGAGTATTGGATAAAAACGGTAATAAAATAATACCAATTAAACTTACAAAAATATATCGCATACGTGATACGAAAAATTTTATTGTCAAAAGAGACGGAAAGGCCGGAATTATAGATGACAATGGCAAATTTATTTTAGATATAGAGTTTGATGATATTATTGAATCGTATTTTAATTATGATAAATATGTTATAGCTCTAGTAAAAGGAGATAGCGTAACTTTTGTGGATAAAAATTTAAATGAAATAAAAGAGCATAATTTTTATCTTTACGATAGCCGTGTATATGAAAAATATAGCTATCAAAATAAAAATTTAAATCAAGTAGTACTAGATGATTTATATATCTATAAGGAAAAAGGGAATTTGTATATCGTAAAAGAGAGATCTAAGTATAATGAAATCGTTATGAATAATAAGGGAGAGATTTTAAAAAATATATATCGTGGGAAGGTTGAATTTTTTGGAGAAAATTTTTATATACAAAAAGATAACGATTTATCTATTTTTAACGATAAAGGCGAAATTTTAAAAAGT from Campylobacter concisus carries:
- a CDS encoding ATP-binding protein yields the protein MLDQLFLKSNDLIRLNNHKFKRYFIDSKDLSHRLIVILGQRGIGKTTTLAQLASKNKDSLYLSLDDIEISNDITSIIREFVLNGGKHLYLDEIHKSKDISAVLKFAYDNFKELNIVATGSSALEVLKSSHDLSRRAIVYKMNGMSFREYLGLRYGINLEAVELKDLLASHQEMAVDIINTLKQKDLAVIKLFREYLKVGYYPYYNDMPNDTAFYQTLKQSIEATIDSDLLSIYPNLNGNTARKLKILTHAISTNVPYQPNYSSLKSLVDIRDDRTLKEYLAMLDSAGLIRLLMKNELAIKNMDKADKIYIENTNLMYINSPDIGNVRETFFANQLGNITEIYSGKGGDFMIGNKFIFEVGGAKKSFEQIKDMPDSFIAADDIGVGVGSKIPLWLFGFLY
- a CDS encoding WG repeat-containing protein, translated to MTTQGIALIREALYRAKDLDLIKDILEFVNEIHNLKLEKIRKNSKKFKKIDESIISKCWPLQHQFSSVYLPKLLNDLPDELSESQEVDVLQSIFDDFNLEEALKKVCSKLYELSQTIDSQLFSFCYGCLDELKIAAQDLDYFTESYERKIQDIEKKLEKDEKIDMVCSNDLEKYGLKFEDGWAVDKNGKKVAQAQNFILDLDTEYFENSYLKLLYGYETLLMDKEGNVFKYRPHTINMIEALDDFLNCSKKLKVFYKENTIKRKMFPNCDDIRVYDNIIVVHKYDKYGVLDKNGNKIIPIKLTKIYRIRDTKNFIVKRDGKAGIIDDNGKFILDIEFDDIIESYFNYDKYVIALVKGDSVTFVDKNLNEIKEHNFYLYDSRVYEKYSYQNKNLNQVVLDDLYIYKEKGNLYIVKERSKYNEIVMNNKGEILKNIYRGKVEFFGENFYIQKDNDLSIFNDKGEILKSLKCDYCSLEDKYLEISLNGKKGIVTPNLDVIEAIYDQIDTIKDFGFNAKLGKKRYLINNNLEIISEHDFDSIRLIWWDNVLLAGDSSHHPFREKCYLLDFNGKILPQSYYFEIPKDYLKG